The following is a genomic window from Antechinus flavipes isolate AdamAnt ecotype Samford, QLD, Australia chromosome 3, AdamAnt_v2, whole genome shotgun sequence.
taagcaatttgatataggttttgtatatatacaaatacatatatgtgtatatataaaatcatgtgaaacatattttcatattagtaatGTTATAAAAAAACATTCAGTTTTTTGgttcaaaaaactgaaaaataatatgcttcaatatgtatGCAGACTCTATTATTTAGTAGAATATCTGGTAGAAGATATGGTTACCATGATTCTCTGCATCATTTTAGTAACAGAAACAATACTAAAGAACAGATATTTCACAATTGGGAAATTGCTTTTATCAATCCCATTTCTGGTTTTGCAAGATTATTGGCTTTGAGTTGAAGATCTGGCAAAAATCACTGTTTAGATATTTACTTTTTCATGACTCCAGGTGTTGGTAGAAAATTAAAACTCCTCCTTTCATACTAAAGTAGTTATGTTTATGTCAAGTaactaaaattaaattcatttccaGCCTTGATACTAACAGTCTTTTAAAAAGACATCGTACCTTCAAGATAATGATCTTGGGGACAGTCACTAATCTTTCTCCTTATGAAAATTCACCAACAATAATTCCTTACTCTCATCCTAAGGAGCCCTGTTtgtaaaagttattattttttctctctccctctctctccacacCCCTACCTTTGAGACCTGATTGAACCTAAATGACTGAACTTCAGGCTTTTAGAATATTCCATGTttttgtttatagttttcctTAAGGTGATTGGTTGATTTcattggaatatttttcttttctgttgacATTCTTCTGAAGTGTTGCATATATGCTTGGGTAGAGAGAACATGCAAAgtatattttctaggtcaataaaaggagaaatttcattttcagttatgATTTGCTAGcacaatatttcctttttttcactccCTCACAGGCTCTCGTTCTCTGTCACTTTCTGGAAACAAATTCAAAGCAGTATAATCTGACTGacaaaaatgtaattgaaattggAGCTGGGACAGGACTAGTCTCAATAGTAGCAAGTTTACTTGGTAAGTTTGGTACTTTTGATTGGCTGGAGTTAGGGGctctaaaggaaaataatatcagTGGCTATCATTATCTGATGAAATATATTGGACACCTATTTTTAGCTTTTCAATAGGCTTCATCAGGAAGATCTACCAACTTAAAAGTTAATTAATGGTTCCTTCAGAATATTTTGTGAAGGTACAGTTATATGCCATCTCATACTAAGTCACAGAAATCGTAAACCAACAGTGAGTGGGCAGCACCCCCTAAAAATCTGACAAGAAGAAGGATGGGAAAGGCATAATTTATATCTGTTAACAATTCTAAAATGATGACTGGTCGCCAAGTTCTCATGCCTTCCACATAGCTACACATTCCTTTTGGGAGACTGAATTCCTTCTCCTTTCTGAAGGAACACCTATTTCAATAGCCACACAGAATGGTTGAGAAATGggcattttcttcttaaaatttgcTTCTATTTCTAGGTATTTGTGCCtggaattatttcttttgttcattttcattcTACCTTTACCAGTACTCTTTTCtattgattcttctttcttttttttttttttttaactcttactGTGTATGATATAGACAAGCCTgtctatttcaatttttctcttaaaaaattaattttggttaTCTTAAGTCAGTCTTATTCTTTAATGCATAGGTGCTGTCTTGATTTTGGTGATCTTTTAAGTACACATCTGGTACTATCAGACCTCAAGAGAGCCCCAGATCTTAACAATTTGGACCTTTCCATAAATGACATTCTAAAAGTCACAATCAACACCAAAGAATGTAGTATATActaaaattttttgcacaaagCTGAATCTCTACTTGACATAggtagaaataattgaaatacctaatatttatatattgcattaaggtttacaaaatgctttacatatattttctcttttaattcatACAATTTTGTGAAGTAGCTGCTATTAtaatctcaattttacagatgaggaaacttcagCTGAGAAAAATAAGGTGACTTGCCAAAGgttatgcagctagtaagtgaaaataattcaactcaggtcttccaccATTCTGTCCACTCTCCCAGCCTAATGTTTGATTTATGCCCATAAATTACTAACTTTTGGGATAGGTGTTATAAATTGAATGTCTACTTTTTTTTGTGACAAAATTGGTAATTAAAAACAAGATGTGGATCCCCTATATATGCTGGTTTGAACTCATTTTGGTAAGATTTGGTAGTCTTTGCTTAAATAGATAATTGGCAAAGAATCTGCTTCCTGTGACTGCTGGTTTCCAAGGAAGAGGAActgccatttattttttataggaGGATTCTTTTCCCTAACTAAGAGTAGGCACATAAGAAAAGAAGATAGTTAAatggtatttattttttagtatgtCTTTAGTGATATGGAAGTCTTTTGAATTGTCAAATAGCTACTCGGATATTTATTTCATGCATGGGCTTTCATTTCAGTGTATGTTTTTGGAGTAGTTGATCCCTTGGAAAGTAATAGCTATTGGATCAATGTGGTCCCTCTGAATGTTTGtgggtatgatttttttttttttaccattttaccCCATGCTGAAAGGgtaattttcacttttgttccttTGTGTTAAATAGGTGCTCGAGTGATTGCTACAGACCTGCCCAATTTACTTGGAAACCTTCAATATAATGTTTCCCGAAACACCAAAATGAAATGCAAACATCAGCCTAAAGTGAAAGAGTTATCTTGGGGGATAGATTTAGAGAAAAATTTCCCCAGGTCTTCAAACCATTTTGACTATATCCTAGCCACAGATGTTGTATATTCTCATCCCTTCCTGGATGAGCTCCTTACCACCTTTGACCATCTGTGTAAAGACACCACCATTATCCTCTGGGTAATGAAATTTAGGTTAGATAAGGAGAACAAATTTGTGGATAGGTTTCAGGAATTGTTTGACCTGGAAGAAATTTCTAATTTCCCTAGTTTGAACATCAAATTGTATaaagcaatgaagaaaaaaggTAGGAGAGCCCAGATAAGGATCTGAAAATACTGCCAATGTATATTCAggtagagaagggaggggagcaaaattcatttttcatttgcctATAATCTGTTCTTcaacttcatttcctttcatttgtttctaaacACTCTGCGatttggcttctgacctcatcacttAATTGAAATTGTTCTCTGCAAAAATTCCAGTGATCTCTGAATTGCCAAATCAAATGGTTTGTTCTCAATCCTGACTCCTGACTTTTCTGAAGCATTTGCTACCATTGATTATTTTCTCCTGGATGCTTTTTTCTCTACGTTTTTGTGATATTACTCTCTCTCACTTCTGGCTGACCTCATATCTATTTGACAATctccttttacttctttatccataTCATGCCTTCACTAATCATGGGTGTTCTCCCAAACTGTCCTGggttgcccttttttttttttttttctatataccaAGAGGTCTTAATCCAGGGctcattaaattatttaaagacgttttgaaaactttttaataCAATTGATATCCTTTTTAATCCTATGTATATTCtgtttcatgcatttaaaaacattattctgataagTGGTCCAAAGGTTTGCCCCTTTTTAAAGGGGTCCaataatatggaaaaagaaaagtttaagaatttcTGCTCTTTCACTTTGggatttcaattcaataagcatatcTTTTCAGATGATTTCTGGCTTCCAGAAGGACACACACAGCTCCTTCCAGATTTCCTTAGCTTCCTTAAACACACAATTTGAAGTTTTCCTTCTTTAGGAGGTCTTTCCAGTCCCACCCTACTCCTATTCTAGTTACTCATAGCCTTACCTTTTGAACTGCCTTCATCTACTCTGTTAGATGTCTTGCGTGTGCCTAATTATTTACATGTGGTATCCCTCATTACAATGGAAGCTAATTTGAGAGTAGATGTTATGAGGAGGGAAGTCTTTCATGGTATCTCCATTGCtgatcacagtgcctggcacacaaaaatcatttgtttttactgattacttttctaatagtattttttccacttttctatAAAGATAATAGCatccatttttataatattttgagttccaaatttttctccatcctttcctcccatccactttttctaaaatggtaagaAATTTGATATGAGTtgtatatgtgcaatcatgtaaaacatttcctgtTAATctcagttgtgaaagaagaaacagaccaaaaggaaaaaaaaaacataaaaataaagtaagtgaaacAAATAAGTTTCAGTTTGCATCCAAAGTCTGTGAGTTCTTTATTTGAATGTGGATATcctttttcatcatgagtcctttgtaattgtcttaaatcattgtgttgctgaaaagagctaagtcattcatagttgatcatcaaataatattgctgatactatgcacaatgttttcctggttctgttcatgtcattttgcatcaattcatacatgtctttcctgatttttctgaaatcttcctgctcatcCTTTTTTATTGCACAATAGCATTTTCttgtattcatatatcacaattcattcagccactccccaaatgatgggtatccccttgatttccaatttttatcaccacaaaaaaaatctgttataaatatttttggacacgtaagtccttttacctttttttatgatatcttgggatacagacctagtagtagatCAACGGACATGTACAGTTTggttgctctttgggcatagttcacaattgttctccagaatgattggattagttcataacaccaacagtgcattagtatctAAATTTCCCTActtcctctccaatatttataatttttcttttttgccatatTAACCaacctgataggtgtgaggtgggtACCTCataattgatttaatttgtatcaagagtgatttagagcacttcttcatatgaccgtagatagctttgatttctttatctaacaactatctgttcatatcctttgaccattaatcaattgagGGATTTTTTTCTAAATGGACCTTATGAACATATAGTAGATCATGGTAATGCCACAAAGCAACCTGATGTTAAAACCTGAATTGAAATATCAAACTTGAATAATGTTACAGAACCCGTCAAGGAAGTGACAATTTTGTGAAGTTTGTTGCTATTGATGACTCTTTTCAAATGGTATAGATCTGAAGCAAATAACACTATATTCAAATATCTCtccctaaagaatgaatagtgttttactatctatatgaatataatcAACTGTGATTATATGCCTATTATTTTAAAGCCATATTTATTGCAGGCTATTCCGTAGAAGTACAAAATATTCAGCTTTCATTTTAGTAAGGATAATAAGTGCTGGGAAGATATATTGTCCTTACCCAAATATCCATGCATTATTGGAGTTAACATTATGAATTATCATTTAACTAGATAGAGGTTCTAAGTGAAGTCTGTAAGGGAGATAGCTCAAAGAGGCAATGAACTCTTTAACGTTCAGATCCAAAAACTATGCCTAGAACTGCCTCCTTGGGAGAAGCCATCTCCTAAGGTATATAACTCTTTGTTTTAAATCTAtaccattttaaaagataaatattgaagggaagGGAAATCCAGTGCATGTTTTTGAAAACTCATACTGGGTTTGTTTCTCTATTAGATGAAATTTCCTATTACTCTACTGAATCAGCTGAGGAAGTCTTTGGATTACAGGGTAGGCATTTTTCTATAATGTCTGGAATGGGTCAAGTCTGTAGAATTGACATTATAAACAAGGGGATTCCTATAAGTCTTTTGTTAAATAAAGCTAGAAaccaaattcaaagaaaaaaattttatattatttaggGTTgctgtatgttaaatacaattattCTTTTGTGTCAtcacaaatacagaaataaatattttaaaggatagTTTAAAgatatagggcagctagatggaataGTGTATAGAGTGttgggtctgaagtcaagaaacctcctcttcctgagttcaaatctgtcctcacacattattagctgtgtgaccctggacaaatcatttaaccccgatttatctcagtttccttatttgtaaaatgaaccaaaaaaggaaatctttgctaagaaaatcacagatttgtcatgaagagttagacatgattaaaaatgaccagacaacaacaaaaacaacaggagcagcagcagcagcaagatgAAGCTTAAAGATATAGATGGAAAGATATAGGACTCTAATTCTAATCTCAAATGACAAGATGTATTTGGTTGAATGTATTTAAAG
Proteins encoded in this region:
- the LOC127553432 gene encoding protein-lysine methyltransferase METTL21E-like yields the protein MEMKSQYSNLLADEIMEPEAQGGENGENEDKQVVSEIMARCFFPSLITTTSWEGFHFAGHEIKITEATDCYGAVVWPSALVLCHFLETNSKQYNLTDKNVIEIGAGTGLVSIVASLLGARVIATDLPNLLGNLQYNVSRNTKMKCKHQPKVKELSWGIDLEKNFPRSSNHFDYILATDVVYSHPFLDELLTTFDHLCKDTTIILWVMKFRLDKENKFVDRFQELFDLEEISNFPSLNIKLYKAMKKKGRRAQIRI